A genome region from Rhodanobacter thiooxydans includes the following:
- the dusB gene encoding tRNA dihydrouridine synthase DusB, translating to MQIGAYRIDPPLVLAPMAGVTDKPFRLLCKRLGAGLAVSEMTNADPKLWHTRKSLMRMDHAGEPEPVSVQIAGYDPAMLAEAARFNVANGAQLIDINMGCPAKKVCNVWSGSALLQDEPLVARIVKAVVDAVDVPVTLKIRTGWDRQNRNALAIAHIAEDAGIAALAVHGRTRADRYEGEAEYATIAAVKAAVRMPVLANGDMCTPQQAKQVLDATGADAVMIGRGAQGRPWIFREIAHYLATGELLPEPEPAEVAAILLGHLEQLYAFYGEPAGVRIARKHLGWYAKDRAENAAFRQVVNRAENATEQLRLTRDYFAALQDEARLAA from the coding sequence ATGCAGATCGGCGCCTACCGCATCGACCCGCCGCTGGTGCTCGCCCCAATGGCGGGCGTCACCGACAAGCCGTTCCGCCTGCTGTGCAAGCGGCTGGGCGCGGGGCTGGCCGTGTCGGAGATGACCAACGCCGACCCGAAGCTGTGGCACACGCGCAAGTCGCTCATGCGGATGGACCACGCCGGCGAACCCGAGCCGGTCAGCGTGCAGATCGCCGGCTACGACCCGGCGATGCTGGCCGAGGCGGCGCGCTTCAACGTCGCCAACGGCGCGCAGCTGATCGACATCAACATGGGCTGCCCGGCGAAGAAGGTGTGCAACGTGTGGTCGGGCTCGGCTTTGCTGCAGGACGAGCCGCTGGTGGCGCGCATCGTGAAGGCGGTGGTGGATGCGGTGGACGTGCCGGTGACGCTGAAGATCCGCACCGGCTGGGATCGGCAGAACCGCAACGCGCTGGCCATCGCGCACATCGCCGAGGACGCCGGTATCGCCGCACTGGCTGTGCACGGGCGCACCCGCGCCGACAGGTACGAAGGCGAGGCCGAGTACGCCACCATCGCCGCGGTGAAGGCGGCCGTGCGCATGCCGGTGCTGGCCAACGGCGACATGTGCACGCCACAGCAGGCGAAGCAGGTGCTCGACGCCACCGGCGCCGACGCGGTGATGATCGGCCGCGGCGCGCAGGGGCGGCCGTGGATCTTCCGCGAGATCGCCCACTACCTAGCCACCGGCGAACTGCTGCCCGAACCCGAGCCGGCCGAGGTCGCCGCGATACTGCTCGGCCATCTCGAACAGCTCTACGCGTTCTATGGCGAGCCGGCCGGCGTGCGCATCGCGCGCAAGCACCTGGGCTGGTATGCGAAGGACCGCGCCGAGAACGCCGCCTTCCGCCAGGTGGTCAACCGCGCCGAGAACGCCACCGAGCAGTTGCGCCTGACCCGCGACTACTTCGCCGCGCTGCAGGACGAGGCGCGTCTGGCGGCCTGA
- a CDS encoding enoyl-CoA hydratase-related protein produces MADSSEILSDVEARVMTPSFNRVARKNSITSTMYTRLAEALEQAVDDASVHVVLILGDASIFTAGNDIADFIEQIEASIKPPQIAPPLMRFLRLLAAFPKPLVAAVCGPAVGIGTTLLFHSDLVCAGDNTKFATPFVIWAWCPSWHQACSRRRYWAITGRLKLALAQARKLADKPSSALVETKRLMKLARQSAVQQRLEGREHQLWTDDARPGGA; encoded by the coding sequence ATGGCTGACTCAAGCGAAATCCTCAGCGACGTCGAAGCACGCGTCATGACTCCGAGCTTCAATCGCGTGGCACGCAAAAATTCGATAACGTCCACGATGTATACCCGACTTGCGGAAGCGCTGGAGCAGGCCGTGGATGACGCTTCCGTGCACGTCGTTCTGATCCTGGGCGATGCCTCGATCTTCACTGCAGGCAACGACATCGCCGACTTCATCGAGCAGATCGAGGCGTCGATCAAGCCACCACAAATAGCGCCACCGCTGATGCGGTTTTTGCGACTGCTGGCCGCCTTCCCCAAACCGCTGGTCGCCGCGGTTTGCGGTCCGGCGGTCGGGATCGGTACCACGCTGCTATTCCACAGCGATCTGGTCTGTGCTGGTGACAACACGAAGTTCGCCACGCCGTTCGTCATCTGGGCCTGGTGCCCGAGTTGGCATCAAGCCTGTTCGCGCCGCAGATACTGGGCTATCACCGGGCGGCTGAAGCTTGCGCTGGCGCAGGCGCGCAAGCTTGCGGACAAGCCGTCGTCTGCGTTGGTCGAGACCAAGCGACTCATGAAGCTGGCGCGACAAAGTGCCGTGCAGCAGCGCCTAGAGGGTAGAGAGCACCAGCTTTGGACGGATGATGCGCGGCCAGGCGGCGCGTGA
- a CDS encoding DUF6933 domain-containing protein: MTAFRCTAKLLKAMKEAPEADPASAGNRLGEWTATLVRVGRIQLVLAVSEPTRFAVAIDAAPCATAPQRFAAALLAALLDLEIPADLAVAKIEAMLPLQVVASNSRSVLGSLNQFAWWADCAICSREATSAREVPLDLARMIVLKPKGIDWPADRVREAFGLPPVGRRASRHDVPAPGSAWR, from the coding sequence GTGACTGCCTTCCGCTGCACCGCCAAACTGCTCAAGGCGATGAAGGAAGCGCCCGAGGCCGATCCGGCATCGGCCGGCAACCGGCTCGGCGAATGGACGGCCACGCTGGTGCGGGTGGGGCGCATCCAGTTAGTGCTGGCGGTGAGCGAGCCGACCCGTTTTGCGGTGGCGATCGACGCGGCTCCTTGTGCGACGGCACCGCAACGCTTTGCGGCCGCCCTGTTGGCGGCTCTGCTCGATCTGGAGATTCCCGCAGATCTCGCGGTGGCCAAGATCGAAGCCATGCTGCCGCTGCAGGTGGTCGCCAGCAACTCGCGCTCGGTGCTGGGCAGCCTGAACCAGTTCGCGTGGTGGGCCGATTGCGCCATCTGCAGTCGCGAGGCGACTTCGGCGCGCGAAGTACCCCTCGACCTGGCGCGCATGATCGTGCTGAAACCGAAGGGTATCGACTGGCCTGCCGATCGCGTTCGCGAGGCATTCGGCCTGCCGCCTGTCGGTCGGCGGGCGTCGCGCCATGACGTACCGGCACCGGGCAGTGCATGGCGCTGA
- a CDS encoding methyltransferase domain-containing protein: MNSSTTAGEFPYIHGFSAEEQSRLVRQAHMFETSLFSHIDYSDATRLLEVGCGVGAQTEILLRRFPQLHVTGIDRSAAQLAAASHNLGQTPWCATRYTLQQADATDLPFAERSFDAAYLCWVLEHMPSPARVLSEVRRVLSPSATVYVTEVLNSSFFLDPYSPNLLRYWMAFNDYQYDSGGDPFIGAKLGNLLLAGGYRDVQTEVKSIHLDNRQPARRKHMIEFWEELLLSAAEQLVLAGKVEAATVAGMRTELQAVRNDPDAVFFFAFVQARASPY; encoded by the coding sequence ATGAACAGCAGCACGACCGCAGGTGAATTCCCCTATATCCACGGCTTTTCCGCGGAGGAGCAGTCGCGGCTGGTGCGGCAGGCGCACATGTTCGAAACCAGCCTGTTCAGCCACATCGACTACAGCGACGCGACGCGCCTGCTGGAAGTCGGTTGCGGGGTTGGCGCCCAGACCGAGATCCTGTTGCGACGGTTTCCGCAATTGCACGTCACCGGCATCGACCGCTCCGCCGCCCAACTTGCCGCCGCCAGCCACAACCTGGGCCAAACCCCCTGGTGCGCGACGCGCTATACCCTGCAGCAGGCCGACGCCACCGACCTTCCCTTCGCCGAACGCAGTTTCGATGCGGCCTACCTGTGCTGGGTGCTCGAGCACATGCCCAGCCCGGCGCGCGTACTCAGCGAGGTACGCCGCGTGCTCAGCCCCAGCGCCACCGTCTACGTCACCGAGGTGCTCAACTCCTCCTTTTTCCTCGACCCCTATTCGCCGAACCTGCTGCGCTACTGGATGGCCTTCAACGATTACCAGTACGACAGCGGCGGCGACCCGTTCATCGGCGCCAAGCTGGGCAACCTGCTGCTGGCCGGCGGCTACCGCGACGTGCAGACGGAGGTGAAGAGCATCCATCTGGACAACCGCCAGCCCGCGCGCCGCAAGCACATGATCGAATTTTGGGAAGAACTGCTGTTGTCGGCGGCCGAACAACTGGTGCTGGCCGGAAAGGTCGAGGCCGCCACGGTCGCCGGCATGCGCACGGAGCTGCAGGCGGTCCGCAACGATCCTGATGCGGTGTTCTTCTTCGCGTTCGTGCAGGCGCGCGCCAGCCCCTACTGA
- a CDS encoding GGDEF domain-containing protein gives MKRHDPIRPDTEQSKRTPLMVALILAWLGTLIAWALFEWRGVSSIALRTVLGANIVFHPVMFAIVRRRLLSQRVIDITCLVFVAVICAGCMVLKLYFPEVGATIDLRPLYLWIPIIYVMAFMLTSHRTGLIVSLSVQVLLFAISLPYLIHHPERPEGNFTIQLHIVSAVLVAALYFFSSYQQRLQIAQLTVDELGQLANTDVLTCLPNRRRLAEILEFELVRFARYGRAFALIMIDVDHFKSINDRFGHKVGDHVLVALAARAGEALRDVDTLGRWGGEEFVVILPETDAADGLRKAEALCTHVAAQPLIGEHAITISCGVASVAPSDTAESLLKRADVALYAAKQQGRNRAEHAILAAASSG, from the coding sequence ATGAAACGACACGACCCGATCCGGCCCGACACGGAGCAGTCCAAGCGCACCCCGCTGATGGTGGCGCTGATCCTGGCCTGGCTCGGCACGCTCATCGCCTGGGCCTTGTTCGAGTGGCGCGGCGTGTCGTCGATCGCGTTGCGCACGGTGCTGGGCGCCAACATCGTCTTCCATCCGGTGATGTTTGCCATCGTCCGCCGACGCCTGCTGTCGCAACGTGTCATCGACATCACCTGCCTGGTCTTCGTCGCCGTGATCTGCGCCGGCTGCATGGTGCTCAAGCTGTATTTTCCCGAGGTAGGCGCCACCATCGATCTCAGGCCGCTGTACCTGTGGATTCCGATCATCTACGTCATGGCCTTCATGCTCACCAGCCACCGGACCGGGCTGATCGTCTCACTGTCGGTCCAGGTACTGCTGTTCGCGATCAGCCTGCCGTACCTGATCCACCACCCCGAGCGGCCGGAAGGCAACTTCACCATCCAGCTGCACATCGTGTCCGCTGTGCTGGTGGCCGCGCTGTACTTTTTCTCCAGCTACCAGCAGCGCCTGCAGATCGCGCAGCTCACCGTCGACGAACTGGGGCAGCTGGCCAACACCGACGTGCTCACCTGCCTGCCCAACCGGCGGCGGCTCGCGGAGATCCTCGAGTTCGAGCTGGTGCGCTTCGCCCGCTACGGACGCGCGTTCGCGCTGATCATGATCGACGTCGACCACTTCAAGAGCATCAACGACCGCTTCGGCCACAAGGTCGGCGACCATGTACTGGTGGCGCTGGCGGCACGCGCGGGAGAAGCGCTGCGCGACGTGGATACGCTGGGGCGCTGGGGCGGCGAGGAGTTCGTCGTGATCCTGCCGGAAACCGATGCCGCCGACGGCCTGCGCAAGGCCGAAGCCCTGTGCACCCACGTGGCTGCGCAACCGCTGATCGGCGAGCACGCCATCACCATCAGCTGCGGCGTGGCCAGCGTCGCTCCCAGCGACACCGCCGAAAGCCTGCTCAAGCGCGCCGACGTGGCCCTGTACGCCGCCAAGCAGCAGGGGCGCAATCGCGCCGAGCACGCGATCCTCGCAGCAGCGTCGTCGGGCTGA
- a CDS encoding aspartate/glutamate racemase family protein, translated as MVQRIKIIVPIPMGAEGVAARASQLPPRLVLPGFEPEFVSVAKGAALGDSAYDSLLMDFSVVEAGLRAQEEGYAAVCIDTVSDSGLDALRSRLDIPVIAPGAAAFHVACMLGKKFTVLTMWDEWFALYEKTLTAYHLWPRVASLRSINTRPDLEELLAGKEEVVFQKLEDAARKAIKEDGADVIVLGSTTMHQSHTYLSERLPVPVINPGQVAWKLCEMFLTLGLRHSRKAYPAPQAPNDAVYHGFAN; from the coding sequence ATGGTTCAACGAATCAAGATCATTGTCCCGATCCCCATGGGTGCCGAAGGAGTCGCCGCGCGGGCCTCGCAGTTGCCGCCGCGTCTGGTACTGCCCGGTTTCGAGCCCGAATTCGTGTCGGTCGCCAAGGGTGCTGCGCTTGGCGATAGTGCCTACGACTCCCTGCTGATGGATTTTTCCGTTGTCGAGGCAGGCCTGCGTGCGCAGGAGGAAGGCTACGCGGCGGTGTGTATCGATACCGTCAGTGATTCCGGCCTGGATGCATTGCGTTCGCGCCTGGATATACCCGTGATCGCGCCGGGTGCCGCGGCTTTCCATGTCGCATGCATGTTGGGCAAGAAATTCACTGTGCTGACGATGTGGGACGAGTGGTTTGCGCTCTACGAAAAAACCTTGACCGCGTATCACCTGTGGCCCCGGGTGGCGTCGCTGCGGTCGATCAACACCCGTCCGGATCTCGAAGAGTTACTTGCCGGCAAGGAGGAAGTCGTTTTCCAGAAGTTGGAGGACGCGGCGCGCAAGGCCATCAAGGAGGACGGCGCAGACGTCATCGTCCTGGGTTCCACCACGATGCATCAGTCCCACACCTACCTTTCGGAACGCCTGCCGGTGCCGGTGATCAATCCCGGCCAGGTCGCCTGGAAGTTGTGCGAAATGTTCTTGACTCTGGGCCTAAGGCATAGCCGCAAGGCCTACCCGGCGCCCCAGGCGCCAAATGACGCTGTGTATCACGGCTTCGCCAATTGA
- the metK gene encoding methionine adenosyltransferase: MSNYLFTSESVSEGHPDKVADQISDAVLDAIIAQDPRARVACETMVKTGVAIVAGEITTGAWIDLEALTRKVIVDIGYDSSDVGFDGATCGVINLIGKQSPDINQGVDRKNPEDQGAGDQGLMFGYATNETKDFMPAAIYYSHRLVEQQAKVRKRKNSPLPWLRPDAKSQVTLHYEQGVATAIDAVVLSTQHDPSVKQKDLIEAVRETILKPVLPAKLLHKGTKIHINPTGKFVIGGPVGDCGLTGRKIIVDTYGGWARHGGGAFSGKDPSKVDRSAAYAARYVAKNIVAAGIADRCEVQVSYAIGVAHPTSISVTTFGTGKISDEKIEKLIRNHFDLRPYGILQMLDLIHPMYQQTASYGHFGRTPQLVKDANGKSYTTFSWEKIDRAEALRKDAKLK; encoded by the coding sequence ATGTCCAACTACCTGTTCACCTCCGAATCGGTCTCCGAAGGCCATCCGGACAAGGTCGCCGACCAGATCTCCGACGCCGTGCTCGACGCGATCATCGCGCAGGACCCGCGCGCCCGCGTCGCCTGCGAAACCATGGTCAAGACCGGCGTGGCGATCGTCGCCGGCGAAATCACCACCGGCGCGTGGATCGACCTGGAGGCGCTGACCCGCAAGGTGATCGTCGACATCGGCTACGACTCCAGCGACGTCGGCTTCGACGGCGCCACCTGCGGCGTGATCAACCTGATCGGCAAGCAGTCGCCGGACATCAACCAGGGTGTGGACCGCAAGAACCCGGAAGACCAGGGCGCCGGCGACCAGGGCCTGATGTTCGGCTACGCCACCAACGAGACGAAGGACTTCATGCCGGCGGCGATCTACTACTCGCACCGCCTGGTCGAGCAGCAGGCAAAAGTCCGCAAGCGGAAGAATTCGCCGCTGCCATGGCTGCGCCCGGACGCGAAGAGCCAGGTCACCCTGCACTACGAGCAGGGCGTGGCCACCGCCATCGACGCCGTGGTGCTGTCGACCCAGCATGACCCGTCGGTCAAGCAGAAGGACCTGATCGAGGCGGTGCGCGAGACCATCCTCAAGCCCGTGCTGCCGGCCAAGCTGCTGCACAAGGGCACCAAGATCCACATCAACCCGACCGGCAAGTTCGTCATCGGCGGCCCGGTGGGCGACTGCGGCCTGACCGGCCGCAAGATCATCGTCGACACCTACGGCGGCTGGGCCCGTCACGGCGGCGGCGCGTTCTCGGGCAAGGATCCGTCCAAGGTGGACCGCTCGGCCGCCTACGCCGCGCGCTATGTGGCCAAGAACATCGTGGCTGCCGGCATCGCCGACCGCTGCGAGGTGCAGGTCAGCTACGCGATCGGCGTGGCGCACCCCACCTCGATCTCGGTCACCACCTTCGGCACCGGCAAGATCAGCGACGAGAAAATCGAGAAGCTGATCCGCAACCATTTCGACCTGCGTCCGTACGGCATCCTGCAGATGCTCGACCTGATCCATCCGATGTACCAGCAGACCGCCAGCTACGGCCATTTCGGCCGCACCCCGCAGCTGGTCAAGGACGCCAACGGCAAGTCCTACACCACGTTCTCATGGGAAAAGATCGACCGCGCCGAGGCGCTGCGCAAGGACGCGAAGCTGAAGTAA